From the genome of Adlercreutzia equolifaciens DSM 19450:
TGGCGCGCATCGAGAAGGCCCTGGCCAGCGAGGATTGCTCGCACGGTTGCAGCCTCTTCCTCGTGGATGTGGACAACTTCAAGCAAGTGAACGATGGCTTCGGCCATCCGGAAGGCGACCGCGTGCTGAAAGAGATCGCCGCGTTCCTCGGGCGCAACATGCGTAAGGACGATGTCGTGGCTCGCCTCGGCGGTGACGAGTTTGCCGTGTTCGCTGCAGGCCTCGTGCCAGGTCCGGCGTTGGAGCGCGTGCTCGCCCAGCTCTCCGGTGGCATTTATGCGCGCAATCCGCGTCCGGCCGACATGCCCGAAGACTTGCAGCCTTCTATCTCGATCGGCGCTGTGGTCTGTACGCGCACCTCCGTCACCTTCGATGACTTATATCAGGTAGCTGATGAGGCCCTCTATGTGGCCAAACGCGGCGGCAAGAGCCAAGCGGCCTTACGGCGTCTCGACTAACGCCGGTTTCTCGGTGAGCACGACGACGGCCCGGCTGTCTCCCTGTTTGGGGAATTCAGCCGGGCCGTCGTCATTTGAACGGGATGAGTTAGTCTATGGTGTAGAACGCGTACTCGGCCTCGCCCTGGGGGAACGTCGCCTTCACCTCGTAGAGGTAGTTCGGCTCGATGCGCAGGGCCGCAGTGCCGTCGTCGCCCAAGGTGCAAGGTACGTCCTCGCCATCGCTCTGCGGGTCAATCTTGGCGGTTTCGCCCTTCACCAGGGGCTGACGCTCGATTTCCAATGACGTGGGATTCACTGAGAAAGCGACGAATGCATCGACAGCGTTAGGGATGCGCGCATCGACGATCGTTTCGTTCAGGGTTCCGTTTCCGTCAGCGGCGGAGCCGTCAACCTGGGACGTGCTGGTTTGGCCGTCTTCCGTTTGCCACTGCCAATCGAAATCGTAGGGATTCAAAACGACGGAGGTGTCGGCCTGATCCGTCTTGTAACTGAGGCTGCCGACGGGTACCTGGCTTTGGTCGGGCGCCGCGAACACGGTGTCCACGATGTCGGCGTACTGCTCGGCGTCGGCGGGGCTGCCGGTTTCTATGACTTCGACTTTAGTGATGCCAGGATACTGTCCCGGGTAGCTTTCCAGCATGATGCCGTTGCCCGTGACCTGTACGATATTGCCCGCCACCAAGGCCTCTTCGTCGGTCTGCTGCCCGTCGACGATGATGGTCGCATCATCAATTTCCGTAGGAATGTAGGGAGTCTGCGTCTCCTGGTCGACGAAAAGCACCTGATCGCCGTTGGCGTAGGCAACCATGGCCGTGCTGACGACGTCGCCCAGGGTCGCCTCGCTTGCTCCGTCAGCAGAGCGATTGCCCACGGCATCGGGTTTGCCAGGCGAGTCGTTGGAGCCGCCGGCGCAGCCTGGCAGAATGAGCATAAAGCTTGCGGCGGCGAGGGCCACTATAAGCAGGGTAAGGGAGGTGCGAATATGTTTCCTCATGGCAAAACCTTTCAACGAGGAGCAAAGAGGCATTTCGAAAGGGCGCCTTGCTCTGCTTCGGGAGAGCCCTTCCGTAACGCGATTGGCCTTTCATAATAAGGCAAGGAAAAGCGGGCGCGAACCCTGCACAGCCGAACTGTTCCTGGGCTGCTACGCAATTCCACGCAGTCTGCACGGCTTGAACGGTGGCTAGAGGGCTTTCGCCTTTTCCACGCAGGCTGAGATGGCATTCATGACCGATGCGCGGAAAGCGCCTTCTTCCAAGGCCCGCACGCCCTCGATGGTGGTGCCGCCCGGAGAGCAGACCATATCCTTCAGGTCGCCCGGATGACGCCCGGTTTCCAGCACGAGTTGGGCCGATCCGGCGACGGCCGCCGCGGCGAATTCGTACGCTTGCGCGCGGGGCATCCCAGCGGCCACGGCGCCATCGGCCAGGGCCTCGATGAACATGAAGACGAAGGCGGGGGAGGAGCCGGCCGTGGCGCTTGCGGCATCCATCAGCCGTTCGGGAATGACGATGGCCCGGCCGAAGCTTTCCATGAGCCGTAGGCAGAGAGCTTCGTCGGCCTCCGTCGCCCCGGGCCCCGGTACGACGGCGGTGCACCCGGCGTTCACGAGGGCCGGGGTGTTCGGCATGCAGCGAATGAGCCGCATGGCGGTAACGTTGCGGTCGAAAAGGCCCGCGATGCGCTCGAGTGTGAGACCGGCGGCGATGGAGATAACCAGGGTGTTTTCGCTCACTGCGTCGCGGATCTCGGCGATCACTTCAGGAAAGAACTGGGGCTTCACAGCGAGCACCAGCACATCGGCGGCTTCGGCAACCTCGCGATTGCTGGCGGTGACGGCGATGCCGAATTGTTCGGCCTTAGCCCGACGCGTGGCCTCGGTTTTAGCCGAGCCGATGATGTTGGCGGCGGTGATCACAGTCGCGTTGCCGTCTTCGCTGCTGAGCGTTGTGTCCTCGCGCAGCAGGCCTCCGATAATGGCCGTGGCCATGTTTCCTAATCCGATGAAACCGATCTTCATGGGAATCCTCCCCTTTCCTTTCCGCAAGGACCAGCAAACTGATTCCATCATTTCGCGCGTCCAGAGGTATTGAGTTCTCTCAAAACTCCCATCTATTTCTTGTTCGTCCCTCGAAACTCCCATCTATTTCCGATTTCTATTTACTTATTTGACCTGGGAAAATGTAACGAACCCCCCTGGTCAGCTCATCGGAAATAGATGGGAGTTTCGAGGCTGAATCTAGTATACAAGAAGAGCCCCCAACGTTGTCGGGGGCTCGAAAGATGCCGTGCGCTACGGCGGGCAAAGTTGCTGGATCTGCAGGAACGCCGCCTACACTTCCAGGTTCTTAAAGGCATCGGGCACTTCCTTGAAGCCCTTGGAAATGACCGCGGCAATGATGAGGCCCACGATGAACCAGCTGACGCCCACGCCATAGGTGAGTAGATCGAAGCCGGTGAACACGTAGATCAGGATAAGAATGCCAATCCAGGGACAGATGAGGTAGCGCAGAACGGCCTTTCCGCCGCGCTGCTTCTCCTTGCACCAGAAGTACCAGAACACGCCGAAGTTCAAAACGATGAAGGAGGCCAGCGCGCCGAAGTTGACCATGGGGGCGAGTACCGTCATGCCGCCGAACTGGCCGGCGGTCAGAGTGAGGACCAGAGAGAACGCGCCCAGGAAGATAGCGGCCACCCAGGGGGTCTGGTACTTGGGATGCACCTTGCCGAGCACGCGGGGCAGCACGCCGTCGCGGCCCATGGAGAACAGCAGGCGCGAAGAGGCGATCTGGGCATTCATGATGTTGGCGATGCCGATGGCGACGATGTTGATGACCAGCATGAAGTTCTGCAGCAGCAGACCGCCGGCAGCGTAGCAGGCGTCGAAGAAGCCCATGTCGGGATCGGTGTTCGCCCAGTCGGGAAGAATGAGCGCGGCCACATAAGTCTGAGCCACGAACACGACGATCATGATGCACAGCGCGATGAGGATGCCCTTGCCGATGTTCTTCTCGGGCTTATAGGTTTCCTCGGCCAGGGTGGACATGCCGTCGAAACCGAGGAACGACAGGCAAGCCAGGGATACGGCCGTGGCCACAAAGTGGAGGTCGACCTCTCCGGGCTTGTAGAACGGCTCGGTGGAGAACTCGCCGTAGCCGCCGCCGCCGGAGACATACATGCAGCCCACAGCGATGAACACGATGAGCGCCAGGATCTCCACGGCGAAGATGATCCAGTCAACGCCTTTCGACATGGTGATGCCGCGCACGTTCACAAACGTGTTGAAAGCGATGAACACGACCACCCAAAGCCACCAAGGCGAGCCGGGCACGAGGGTGGTTCCCCAGTTGGCGACCATGACCAGCAGAAGCGAGGGCACCAGGATGTAGTCCAGCAAGATGAGCCAACCGGACATGAAGCCCACGTGCGGGTTGATGGCGCGCTGCACGTAGGAGTACACCGAACCCGCGATGGGAAACTTGCTGGACATCGCGGCGTAGCTCAGGGCCGTGAAGCTGATGGCAACGAATCCGATGATGTACACGAGCGGGGTCAGGCCACCGGAATCAACCTGCAGCGATCCCCAGATGGACTGCGGTGCGATCAGCACCATGAACAAAACGCCGTACAGAACGACGTCGTGAAGCTGAAGGCCGCGCCTCAGCTCCTGCTTGTAGCCGAACGCCTCGATGTCCTCGCCGAGGCCGATAGTCGGCTCTTGGATGGGTTGTGACATAGACGTCTCCTCTCTATCCCTTCCAAGTCTTCTCCTCGTGAATCGTGCGGCCCGTGATCCCTCCCAACACGGGTCGGGCGATTCCCCTTTCCTGCGCTTTTGCGCGGCCATAGTTTACCATTTTGCACAGCATTATGAAGCGTAAGCGGCCCGTATTCCGCCAAGGGAGAAGGTGCAGAGACCAAAAAGAAGCCGCCTTCCCAAGCGGCTTCTCGAGCAGAGCGGTGACGGCGGTGACGGCGCCGCGGCGGCGCTGCGGCGCGGGCAGGGGAACGCCTACCCCACCAGCGGCGGGAACTCGGTCAGCTTCGGGGTGCCGATGCGCAGGGACAGTTGCACCTCGCAGGGCTTGCAGCCCTGGCTGATCTCCACGTCGGACTGCACCGACATGTACATGTAGGTTTCCACGGCATCCCAGCCGGTGATGTTCATGAGCAGGCGCTGCATCTCCTTCGATGCGCACACGAGCGCCTCGTTGTACTCCTGGGCACTGGCGTTCACGTACCACTTGCCCGCCGGGCCGAAGGTCTCCAGTACCGGCCAGTTCAGCTCGAAGTTCTTCAGCACGTTCACGCGGACGGTGATCTGCGCGGCAATCTCGATGCCGGTGCCGCACAGTTCGGCGTCGCCCATGGTGGCGTGCACGTCGCCCATCTGCAGAAGCGCGCCGGGAACGCGCACGGGAAAGTACAGGCGCGTACCCTTGGTGATGAGCTTGTTGTCCATGTTGCCGCCGTAGTTGCCCACGAAGCCGTCGGCGGGGGCTCCCTCAGCGGGCGCGGTGCCGATGACGCCGATCATGGGGTTGATGGGGAAGCGCACGCCGTTGAAGTCGGCCATGCCGCCCTCGATCTTGATCTTCTTCGTGCGGTAGTCGGTGCCCTCGAACAGAGGCCCGCAATGGTCGTCAGTGGCGATGGTGCCCTCGTCGGCCACCTGAATGTCGTAGATGTCCACGACAAGAACGTCGCCCACCTCGGCCCCTTCCACGTACACCGGGCCGGCGGCGGGGTTGGTGATGTTGTAGGAGAAGTCCATGTCCTTCATGGTGACCGTCTCGTCGGTCAGGCGGCCCGAGAAGCAATCGAGCGTGTTGAACTGCAGCACCTCGCCCGGCTGGGCGGTGTAGCACGGCGGGTTGTCCTTTGAGAACGCGTACACCTTGTCTTCGATGATTTGCACGGTTTCCTCCTCTGATTGCACGATGGCGCGCCGCTTTTTTCGCGCGCCGGTTCCATCATACCCCGCCTGAGTCAAACCGCAACCCACGCCGTATCTTCTTGTTTGTTCCCATAGGGGGAGTGCCCTTGATCGCAGGAATAGTCCGTAGGGGGCGACCTTGGTCGCCCCTTTTCAAGTACCGTTACCTCTCCTGATGAGGGCTGACCAAGGTCAGCCCCTACGGAAGGGCGCGCAGGGCCTACTCGTGCAGCCGGGCCTTCGCGGTTATCTCGGTCGGGGTGATCTTCCACATGAGCGTGCGTGATAGCTCCTCAGCCAGGGCGGCCTCGAAATGTCCGAGGTTCTCGGCGGCGTAGCGCTCGGCGATGGCCCGCAGGGCGGCAATGCGCTCGGCATCGTCGGTCACCTCGGCGACGGTGCCCCGCATCACGGCGCTGGCGTACTCGGTGGAGTACGCCTCGGGCAGCGGCACCACATCGCGCACGCCGACGAGGCACACATCAGGGTGCTCGCGTAAAAGCTTCGATTTCGTGCCGTGCTTGGCGGAATGGAAGTAGATGACGCCATCGAGCACGGCGGGGGACACGGGAATGCTGTAGGGGAGTCCCGTCTCGTCGGTCGTAGAGAGCACGGCGTAGGGGCACGTCTCAAGCACGCTCCAACCGAACTCCTTGCTCTGCTCGCGGTCTTTCCTGCGCATGGAAGCCCCTTTCTTCGGGTCGGTGGATTCCGCATCGGCGGACGCTGTCCGCATTATAGCGCGGACGATCCTTGGAAAGAACGCAACAAATTCGGTGTGAAATAATCATCAATGTTTAAGTTATGGAACGGGGTTGGCCTCGCGCTTTTCATAGGGATAGATGATTGAATACCTATCCCAAGTTTAGTACAGTACGTATGTAAGTCTAGTTAACAACTAGACATTTATGAGACCAAGGAAGCCGGCTTTCGGCCGGTGCTGACAGAAAAGAGTTTCACGTGAAAACGCTGCTTGCTTTTGCTTCGCGATCTTGTGCTGCGCTGAAAGGTCGCCTTAGCGTGCCGGTGATGGCCGGCGTTCTCGCCCTTGCCCTTGCTGCGGCACCGCTTCCGGCGATGGCCGATGAGGAGGCGACGCAAACGGTCACCATCTATCATTTCGAACTTGTGCACTACGACGATCCGACGCTCGAAGATTGGGGCGTTCCTGAGCTGACCGGTACGCGTCTGCTCGGCACCACGACGGTGGAGGGCTTGAAGCCGGGCGACGTGGTGAAGGCATGGGATCATGTGGGCACCAATCCCGGATACGCTTTCTTCGACGGCTGGCCGCGCGAGCTGACCGTGTCGGAAGATCCGTCGAAGAACGCCATTCGGCTGAATTACTTCCGCCAGTCCAGCGATGTGACGGTGAACTACTACGAGGCGTCCTTGCTGGATGCCACGGCTTCGATGCCGCTGTACAGCCACACGGTGGTCGAGACGATCGGCGATCATACGGTCGGGTTCACGAAGATGGGCAGCGAGGTACGTAGCAACGAGCTGTTCGCCGATGTTCTAACGGGCGACGAGCTGGCCGAGGCGACTGAACCCGTTGATGGCCTAGCCTATGTGGGAAGCTACCCCGAGGACGTGTTCGTGAACATGGATTCCTCGAAAAATGAGATCAATCTTGTCTACACGCGCCCTGTCGTGCGGCCCGATGAGATTGAAGTGGGAACCGAATCGGCGGATACGCCCGACGGTCCGGGTGCGGGCGAAACGCCTGATGCTCCCGAAACGCCCGAAACGCCGGGAACGCCGGACGTGACGCCCGACGGGCCCTCGAACGGTGACGCGGACGATGGGAGCAATGCACCGGGCACGCCAGGTGGCTCCTCGAGTGGCAGTTCGGATGCGAGCAAGCCGAATACGGGAGCGACTTCCAACGGCGGCAGCCAAGGCACCCAAGTGATCGATGAGGCTGCGGCGGGGAATGCTAATCACGCCGAAGCGGAGGCTGCTTCCAAAGACGGCGTGCTGACGCTTCCCCAGACGGGCGATGAGAAGGGCCTGGTGTTCGCCGTGATCCTTCTTGTGAGTGGCGTTGCCGCTGTTGGGGCTGCCATGGCGTTTCGCAAGATTCGCCGTTAACACGCATCCCTTCGTTGTACACTCTGGGAGGCAATCTTATAAGAGGAAGCAATGATGACGGTGACGAATCAGGCGCGCTGCGTGCAACATTACGAGCAACGCTATGAGCAATGGGCGGCTCCTCTTCGGGGCCGCCCTGGCGTTGTTCGGGCACTCAACATCGTCAACCGCGGCATCGTGGTGGTGTTCTACGGGGCCTATGCGCTGTTGCTCGGGTGGGCCTGCGTGAGCGATCCGTGGAAGCTGGCTCCCCTCGTCGGCGTCACCGCCGTGGGGTTCGCCGCAGTGAGTTTCTTCC
Proteins encoded in this window:
- a CDS encoding pyridoxamine 5'-phosphate oxidase family protein, with the translated sequence MRRKDREQSKEFGWSVLETCPYAVLSTTDETGLPYSIPVSPAVLDGVIYFHSAKHGTKSKLLREHPDVCLVGVRDVVPLPEAYSTEYASAVMRGTVAEVTDDAERIAALRAIAERYAAENLGHFEAALAEELSRTLMWKITPTEITAKARLHE
- a CDS encoding acetamidase/formamidase family protein, which produces MQIIEDKVYAFSKDNPPCYTAQPGEVLQFNTLDCFSGRLTDETVTMKDMDFSYNITNPAAGPVYVEGAEVGDVLVVDIYDIQVADEGTIATDDHCGPLFEGTDYRTKKIKIEGGMADFNGVRFPINPMIGVIGTAPAEGAPADGFVGNYGGNMDNKLITKGTRLYFPVRVPGALLQMGDVHATMGDAELCGTGIEIAAQITVRVNVLKNFELNWPVLETFGPAGKWYVNASAQEYNEALVCASKEMQRLLMNITGWDAVETYMYMSVQSDVEISQGCKPCEVQLSLRIGTPKLTEFPPLVG
- a CDS encoding LPXTG cell wall anchor domain-containing protein, coding for MPVMAGVLALALAAAPLPAMADEEATQTVTIYHFELVHYDDPTLEDWGVPELTGTRLLGTTTVEGLKPGDVVKAWDHVGTNPGYAFFDGWPRELTVSEDPSKNAIRLNYFRQSSDVTVNYYEASLLDATASMPLYSHTVVETIGDHTVGFTKMGSEVRSNELFADVLTGDELAEATEPVDGLAYVGSYPEDVFVNMDSSKNEINLVYTRPVVRPDEIEVGTESADTPDGPGAGETPDAPETPETPGTPDVTPDGPSNGDADDGSNAPGTPGGSSSGSSDASKPNTGATSNGGSQGTQVIDEAAAGNANHAEAEAASKDGVLTLPQTGDEKGLVFAVILLVSGVAAVGAAMAFRKIRR
- the proC gene encoding pyrroline-5-carboxylate reductase, yielding MKIGFIGLGNMATAIIGGLLREDTTLSSEDGNATVITAANIIGSAKTEATRRAKAEQFGIAVTASNREVAEAADVLVLAVKPQFFPEVIAEIRDAVSENTLVISIAAGLTLERIAGLFDRNVTAMRLIRCMPNTPALVNAGCTAVVPGPGATEADEALCLRLMESFGRAIVIPERLMDAASATAGSSPAFVFMFIEALADGAVAAGMPRAQAYEFAAAAVAGSAQLVLETGRHPGDLKDMVCSPGGTTIEGVRALEEGAFRASVMNAISACVEKAKAL
- a CDS encoding APC family permease, with amino-acid sequence MSQPIQEPTIGLGEDIEAFGYKQELRRGLQLHDVVLYGVLFMVLIAPQSIWGSLQVDSGGLTPLVYIIGFVAISFTALSYAAMSSKFPIAGSVYSYVQRAINPHVGFMSGWLILLDYILVPSLLLVMVANWGTTLVPGSPWWLWVVVFIAFNTFVNVRGITMSKGVDWIIFAVEILALIVFIAVGCMYVSGGGGYGEFSTEPFYKPGEVDLHFVATAVSLACLSFLGFDGMSTLAEETYKPEKNIGKGILIALCIMIVVFVAQTYVAALILPDWANTDPDMGFFDACYAAGGLLLQNFMLVINIVAIGIANIMNAQIASSRLLFSMGRDGVLPRVLGKVHPKYQTPWVAAIFLGAFSLVLTLTAGQFGGMTVLAPMVNFGALASFIVLNFGVFWYFWCKEKQRGGKAVLRYLICPWIGILILIYVFTGFDLLTYGVGVSWFIVGLIIAAVISKGFKEVPDAFKNLEV